The following are from one region of the Nocardia terpenica genome:
- the dnaE gene encoding DNA polymerase III subunit alpha produces the protein MSSFVHLHVHTEYSMLDGAAKIGPLFDEAARLGMSAVAMTDHGNMFGADEFYQVARKTGITPIIGIEAYLAPGSRLHKKPVFWGRGGQRGSEGESVGGDVSGGGAYTHMTMLARDARGLRNLFTLSSLASMEGYYRKPRMDRELIAEHAEGIIATTGCPSGEVQTRLRLGQRAEALQAAADYRDIFGADNFFVELMDHGLPIERSVREGLLEIGAKLRLPPVATNDSHYVGKDQAEAHAALLCVQAGKTLSDPTRFKFDGDGYHLRSAAEMRDYWDREVPGAADTTLLIAERIEPYDEVWRHRDRMPVYQAPEGHDVNSWFREQVVRGLEWRLPDGVSEEYRRRAEFEIGIIVQMGFPAYFLITADLMNHARAEGIRVGPGRGSAAGSLVAYALGITNLDPLEHGLLFERFLNPERVSMPDIDMDFDDRRRGEMVRYATEKYGADRVAQVITFGRIKTKAAIKDAARVHFGQPGFALADRISKALPPPVAAKDIPLSGIVDPAHERYPEAAEVRSLLESDRDVSTIFETARGLEGLIRNAGVHACAVIMSSEPLREVIPLWRREDGAMITGWDYPSCEAIGLLKMDFLGLRNLTVIGDAIDNIAANRGERIDLDSLGTADPKTYELLGRGESLGVFQLDGGAMRDLLRRLVPTGFEDIVAVNALYRPGPMAMNTHNNYADRKNGRQPIEPIHPELAQPLHDILAETYGLVVYQEQIMQIAQRVAGFSMGRADVLRRAMGKKKPEVLAKEFESFRAGMRDNGFSDESIRALWDTVLPFAGYAFNKSHAAGYALVGYWTAYLKANYQAEYMAALLTSVADNKDKSAVYLAECRQLGIRVLPPDVNESALRFSAVGNDIRFGLGGIRNVGANVVESIIETRDRKGKYASFADFVEKSELVCCNKRVLESLIKAGAFDSFGHSRRALIGVHEEAVDAVTGLKRQQAMGQFDLFGGDGTEETTGDASPLSHLRFDGEEWPRRQLLGLEREMLGLYVSGHPLDGANHLLRAKAPKPIAAILADPPREGTITLAGIVSALERRVNKKGESWAIAVLEDLDASIEVLFFPKSYAVFAAELAVDAVIVVEGRVNWREDRMAVFGTHLAPVDIGPVERGEQQPPLMLEINAVHTDRDSVLELKSALRSHRGTTPVRLILCYQQRRTTLAVDEYPVTVSSALLGELRAVRGVKVLP, from the coding sequence ATGTCGTCGTTCGTCCACCTGCATGTGCACACCGAGTATTCGATGCTGGACGGTGCGGCGAAGATCGGGCCGCTGTTCGACGAGGCGGCCCGGCTCGGGATGAGCGCGGTCGCGATGACCGACCACGGGAACATGTTCGGGGCCGACGAGTTCTACCAGGTCGCCAGGAAAACCGGGATCACGCCGATCATCGGCATCGAGGCGTATCTCGCGCCCGGCAGCCGCCTGCACAAGAAACCCGTGTTCTGGGGTCGCGGCGGTCAGCGCGGCTCCGAAGGGGAGAGCGTGGGCGGCGATGTGTCCGGTGGCGGCGCGTACACGCACATGACGATGCTCGCGCGCGATGCCCGGGGGCTGCGCAATCTGTTCACGCTGTCGTCGCTGGCCAGCATGGAGGGGTATTACCGCAAGCCCCGGATGGATCGGGAGCTGATCGCCGAGCACGCCGAGGGAATCATCGCCACCACCGGATGTCCGTCCGGTGAGGTACAGACCCGGCTGCGGCTGGGGCAGCGCGCCGAGGCCCTTCAGGCGGCCGCGGACTATCGCGACATCTTCGGAGCGGACAACTTCTTCGTGGAGCTGATGGATCACGGTCTGCCCATCGAGCGGTCGGTCCGGGAGGGGCTGCTCGAGATCGGCGCCAAGCTGCGGCTGCCGCCGGTGGCGACGAACGACTCGCATTACGTCGGCAAGGATCAGGCCGAGGCCCATGCCGCCCTGCTGTGTGTGCAGGCGGGGAAAACCCTCAGCGACCCAACGCGTTTCAAATTCGACGGCGACGGCTACCACCTGCGGTCGGCCGCGGAGATGCGCGACTACTGGGACCGGGAGGTGCCCGGGGCGGCGGATACGACACTGCTGATCGCGGAGCGGATCGAGCCCTACGACGAGGTGTGGCGGCATCGCGACCGGATGCCGGTCTACCAGGCGCCGGAGGGCCACGACGTGAATTCGTGGTTCCGGGAGCAGGTCGTGCGCGGCCTGGAATGGCGGCTGCCGGACGGGGTGTCGGAGGAGTATCGGCGTCGGGCCGAATTCGAGATCGGGATCATCGTGCAGATGGGATTTCCCGCGTACTTCCTCATTACCGCGGATCTGATGAATCATGCCCGCGCGGAAGGCATTCGGGTCGGCCCCGGCCGCGGATCGGCGGCCGGGTCGCTGGTGGCGTACGCGCTGGGGATCACGAACCTGGATCCCCTCGAGCACGGGTTGCTGTTCGAGCGATTCCTGAATCCCGAGCGGGTGTCCATGCCCGATATCGATATGGACTTCGACGATCGGCGGCGCGGCGAGATGGTGCGCTACGCGACCGAGAAGTACGGCGCGGATCGGGTCGCGCAGGTGATCACCTTCGGCAGGATCAAGACCAAGGCGGCGATCAAGGATGCCGCGCGGGTGCATTTCGGGCAGCCGGGTTTCGCCCTCGCCGACCGGATTTCCAAGGCGCTGCCGCCGCCGGTGGCCGCCAAGGACATTCCGCTGTCCGGCATTGTCGATCCGGCCCACGAGCGATATCCGGAGGCGGCGGAGGTGCGGTCGCTGCTCGAGTCCGACCGGGATGTGTCCACCATTTTCGAGACCGCCCGCGGGCTGGAGGGACTGATCCGCAATGCGGGCGTGCATGCCTGCGCGGTGATCATGTCGTCGGAGCCGCTGCGCGAGGTGATTCCGCTGTGGCGGCGCGAGGACGGGGCGATGATCACCGGCTGGGATTATCCGTCGTGCGAGGCCATCGGCCTGTTGAAGATGGATTTCCTGGGCCTGCGCAACCTCACCGTGATCGGCGACGCCATCGACAATATCGCGGCCAATCGCGGCGAGCGGATCGATCTCGATTCGCTGGGGACCGCCGACCCGAAGACCTACGAATTGCTCGGGCGCGGTGAGAGTCTCGGCGTGTTCCAGCTCGACGGCGGCGCCATGCGCGATCTGCTGCGGCGGCTGGTGCCGACCGGATTCGAGGACATCGTCGCCGTCAATGCCCTGTACCGGCCGGGGCCGATGGCGATGAATACGCACAACAACTACGCCGATCGCAAGAACGGGCGGCAGCCGATCGAACCCATTCACCCCGAGCTGGCGCAGCCGCTGCACGACATTCTCGCCGAGACCTACGGCCTGGTCGTGTACCAGGAGCAGATCATGCAGATCGCGCAGCGGGTCGCGGGATTTTCCATGGGCCGCGCCGATGTGCTGCGCCGGGCCATGGGGAAGAAGAAGCCGGAGGTGCTGGCGAAGGAGTTCGAGAGTTTCCGCGCGGGCATGCGGGACAACGGCTTCTCCGACGAATCCATTCGGGCGCTGTGGGATACGGTGCTGCCGTTCGCGGGGTACGCGTTCAACAAGTCGCATGCCGCTGGCTACGCGCTGGTCGGGTACTGGACCGCGTATCTGAAGGCGAACTACCAGGCCGAGTACATGGCGGCGCTGCTCACCTCCGTTGCCGACAACAAGGACAAATCGGCGGTGTATCTGGCCGAGTGCCGACAGCTCGGGATCAGGGTGCTGCCGCCCGATGTGAACGAATCCGCGCTGCGGTTCTCCGCCGTCGGCAACGATATTCGGTTCGGGCTCGGCGGAATTCGCAATGTGGGGGCCAATGTGGTCGAGTCGATCATCGAAACCCGCGACCGCAAGGGGAAATACGCCTCGTTCGCCGACTTCGTCGAGAAATCCGAGCTGGTCTGCTGTAACAAGCGGGTGCTGGAATCGCTGATCAAGGCGGGCGCGTTCGATTCGTTCGGGCATTCCCGCAGGGCGCTGATCGGCGTGCACGAGGAGGCCGTGGACGCGGTCACGGGGCTCAAACGCCAGCAGGCGATGGGGCAGTTCGATCTGTTCGGCGGTGACGGCACCGAGGAGACCACCGGCGACGCCTCGCCGCTGAGCCACCTGCGCTTCGACGGCGAGGAATGGCCGCGGCGGCAACTGCTCGGGCTGGAGCGAGAAATGCTGGGGCTCTACGTGTCCGGTCATCCGCTCGACGGAGCGAATCACCTGCTGCGCGCGAAGGCGCCGAAACCGATCGCGGCCATCCTGGCCGATCCGCCGCGCGAGGGCACGATCACCCTCGCGGGCATCGTCTCCGCGCTCGAGCGCCGGGTGAACAAGAAGGGCGAGAGCTGGGCCATCGCCGTCCTCGAGGACCTGGACGCCTCGATCGAGGTGCTGTTCTTCCCGAAGAGCTACGCCGTCTTCGCGGCGGAACTGGCGGTCGACGCGGTGATCGTGGTCGAGGGACGAGTCAACTGGCGAGAGGACAGAATGGCGGTATTCGGCACGCACCTCGCACCGGTGGACATCGGCCCGGTCGAACGAGGCGAACAGCAGCCGCCACTGATGCTGGAGATCAATGCCGTGCACACCGACCGGGACAGCGTGCTGGAACTGAAGTCGGCATTGCGGTCTCACCGCGGCACGACACCGGTGCGGCTGATTCTGTGTTATCAGCAGCGGCGCACCACACTCGCGGTCGACGAGTACCCGGTGACGGTGAGTTCGGCACTGCTGGGCGAGTTACGCGCCGTGCGCGGGGTCAAGGTCTTGCCGTGA